GCCATAGAAAATGGTACTTATCAGGTTGATATCTCAAAAACGGCTAGGGCTGTGGCTGATGCGTTGCTGTAATTAAGGAATTTAAATGATAAAAAAGCTTTTGGACGAGGCTATAGGCGAGCTTGATGAGCTCATAAATTTAACCATACAAGATATCGCAAATATAAAAGAAGCTAAGCACTCAAGTGTTGATGAGAGTGTAAAGAAAAAAAATGCCTTAGTTCGTGCATTTGAAGATACAAAAAGAGCACTAGATAAAGAGCTTTTAAAGGTATCAAAAGAGAGCGGTACGACTACACTTGCTAGTGTTTTAGACGATGAAGTGAAGTCAAAGCTTGTTCTTATGCGTTCAAAGCTTGAAAATTTACATAAAGTTAATAAAGAATATGCAAGACATGTTGTTGCTGTTAAAGAATTTTTTGACTCACTTAATGAAAAAATTTTTGGAACTAAAACAAGTGAATACGGCCAAGATGGAAACAGCATAGATAATAATTTTTATAAATCAAGGGTTTAAAAAATGGCTAATATCTTTATGTCATTAGGCACGGGTGTTTCAGGACTAAATGCAGCCCAGCTTCAAATAAGTACAACCGGAAATAATATCGCAAATGCCGATAG
The genomic region above belongs to Campylobacter concisus and contains:
- the flgN gene encoding flagellar export chaperone FlgN, whose protein sequence is MIKKLLDEAIGELDELINLTIQDIANIKEAKHSSVDESVKKKNALVRAFEDTKRALDKELLKVSKESGTTTLASVLDDEVKSKLVLMRSKLENLHKVNKEYARHVVAVKEFFDSLNEKIFGTKTSEYGQDGNSIDNNFYKSRV